From Struthio camelus isolate bStrCam1 chromosome 21, bStrCam1.hap1, whole genome shotgun sequence, one genomic window encodes:
- the PARK7 gene encoding Parkinson disease protein 7 — translation MASKRALVILAKGAEEMETVIPTDVMRRAGIKVTVAGLTGKEPVQCSRDVFICPDASLEDARKEGPYDVVVLPGGNLGAQNLSESAAVKDVLKDQESRKGLIAAICAGPTALLAHGIGFGSKVTTHPLAKDKMMNGAHYCYSESRVEKDGNILTSRGPGTSFEFGLAIVETLMGKEVAEQVKAPLILKE, via the exons ATGGCCTCAAAAAGAGCATTGGTGATTCTGGCAAAAGGAGCAGAGGAAATGGAAACTGTCATCCCCACTGATGTTATGAGAAGAGCTGGA ATCAAGGTGACTGTTGCAGGCCTAACAGGAAAAGAACCAGTGCAGTGCAGTCGTGATGTCTTCATTTGTCCTGATGCCAGTCTAGAAGATGCCAGAAAAGAG GGGCCTTATGATGTCGTGGTCTTGCCTGGAGGTAACCTTGGAGCTCAGAACTTGTCAGAG TCTGCTGCTGTGAAAGATGTTTTGAAGgaccaggaaagcaggaaaggcCTGATTGCTGCTATATGCGCAG GTCCTACTGCCCTTCTGGCACATGGAATAGGGTTTGGAAGCAAAGTCACAACACATCCTTTGGCCAAAGATAAAATGATGAATGGAG CACACTACTGCTACTCCGAGAGCCGCGTGGAGAAAGATGGGAACATCCTCACCAGCCGCGGCCCTGGTACCAGCTTTGAGTTTGGGTTGGCCATTGTTGAAACGCTGATGGGGAAGGAGGTGGCCGAACAGGTGAAGGCACCCCTAATATTGAAAGAGTGA
- the ERRFI1 gene encoding ERBB receptor feedback inhibitor 1, with protein MSTAGVAAQEMRVPLKTGFLHTSQGMGSLKTCWGSHSGFENTFFNVDPIAVAYNLNSSAEQHLPSSGHSSDHTSMNDHSFAESCIQVPSQKSSPAPVSPKNEQPISRYEDHLVPGFSTLSLTMGCVSSETPHMPIKNGPLQFASASSNDRSSRPLPPLPISEDLTTDEVDKEVEFLTSSDTDFLLEDYELPPFKSSAPSRRSFRGCGQINYAYFDAPAGPTPEDANPAQNLNGYVSDIYPPPQQLHRRLRRSHSGPAGSLNKPVVRLSGHLNRSSPNSDEDKPEIPPRVPIPPRALKPDYRRWSAEVASSAYSDEDRPPKVPPREPFSHSNSRTPSPKSLPSYLNGVMPPTQSFAPDPKYVSSKALQRQNSEGSANRVPCILPIIENGKKASSTHYYLLPERPPYLDKYEKFFREAEETSSNSEVQSWSGDCTATSAPTKLDSKARMDIAGHLKRKHLSYVVSP; from the exons ATGTCAACTGCAGGAGTTGCTGCACAAGAGATGAGAGTCCCATTAAAAACTGGATTTCTTCACACTAGCCAAGGCATGGGGAGTCTGAAAACATGTTGGGGTAGCCACAGTGGATTTGAAAA tactttctTTAATGTGGACCCTATAGCAGTGGCATATAATTTGAATTCATCAGCAGAGCAACATTTACCATCCAGTG GGCACTCTTCAGACCATACTTCCATGAACGATCACAGCTTTGCTGAAAGTTGCATCCAAGTCCCATCTCAGAAGTCCAGTCCAGCTCCTGTAAGTCCCAAAAATGAACAGCCAATTTCAAGATACGAAGACCATCTTGTTCCTGGCTTTAGTACACTCTCATTAACCATGGGCTGTGTTTCTTCAGAAACACCCCACATGCCCATAAAAAATGGGCCACTTCAATTTGCATCTGCATCTTCCAATGACCGCAGCTCCAGGCCGTTACCTCCACTGCCTATTTCTGAGGATCTTACTACAGACGAGGTCGATAAAGAAGTGGAATTCCTGACTAGCTCAGACACTGACTTTTTGTTAGAAGATTATGAACTTCCTCCTTTTAAATCCAGTGCCCCAAGCAGGCGGAGCTTTAGGGGCTGTGGACAAATCAATTATGCATATTTTGATGCTCCAGCAGGACCAACACCAGAAGATGCCAACCCTGCACAAAATCTGAATGGATATGTATCTGATATTTATCCTCCTCCACAGCAGCTGCATCGACGTTTGCGAAGATCCCATTCAGGGCCTGCTGGATCACTCAATAAACCAGTGGTGAGACTATCTGGACACTTAAACAGGTCTTCTCCAAATTCTGATGAGGATAAACCAGAGATTCCACCAAGGGTTCCCATACCTCCAAGGGCTCTCAAACCAGATTACAGAAGGTGGTCAGCAGAAGTTGCTTCTAGTGCATACAGCGATGAAGACAGGCCTCCCAAAGTGCCTCCAAGGGAACCTTTTTCCCACAGCAATTCCCGTACACCAAGTCCTAAAAGCCTGCCATCATACCTCAATGGGGTTATGCCCCCTACCCAGAGTTTTGCACCTGATCCTAAGTATGTCAGCAGCAAAGCTCTACAGAGACAAAATAGTGAAGGATCTGCCAACAGGGTCCCTTGCATTCTTCCCATTATTGAAAATGGGAAGAAGGCCAGTTCAACACACTACTATCTGCTGCCTGAAAGGCCTCCATATCTGGACAAGTATGAGAAATTcttcagagaagcagaagaaactaGCTCTAACTCAGAGGTACAGTCCTGGTCTGGTGACTGCACAGCCACTTCAGCCCCAACAAAACTGGACTCAAAAGCTAGAATGGACATAGCTGGTCATCTGAAACGAAAACACTTGTCTTACGTGGTTTCTCCATAG